One window of Saccharomyces kudriavzevii IFO 1802 strain IFO1802 genome assembly, chromosome: 10 genomic DNA carries:
- the RFC2 gene encoding replication factor C subunit 2 (similar to Saccharomyces cerevisiae RFC2 (YJR068W); ancestral locus Anc_1.517), translated as MFEGFGPSKKRKTLKLATEQSLAQQPWVEKYRPKNLDEVTAQDHAVKVLKKTLKSANLPHMLFYGPPGTGKTSTILALTKELYGPELMKSRILELNASDERGISIVREKVKNFARLTVSKPSKHDLENYPCPPYKIIILDEADSMTADAQSALRRTMETYSGVTRFCLICNYVTRIIDPLASRCSKFRFKALDSNNAIDRLRYISEQENVKCDSGVLERILDISAGDLRRGITLLQSASKKAQYLGDGKNITSTQVEELAGVVPHDVLMKITDKVRGGDFDEINTYVNTFMKNGWSAASVVNQLHQYYITNDSFDTNFKNQISWLLFTTDSKLNNGTNEHIQLLNLLVKISQL; from the coding sequence ATGTTTGAAGGGTTCGGTCCAAGTAAGAAACGTAAAACATTAAAGTTAGCCACAGAGCAGTCTTTAGCGCAACAACCATGGGTTGAAAAATACAGGCCCAAGAACTTAGATGAAGTGACAGCTCAAGATCATGCTGttaaagttttgaaaaaaactttaaaatCAGCTAATCTCCCACATATGCTGTTTTATGGGCCTCCAGGGACTGGTAAAACGTCTACCATTCTAGCATTAACCAAAGAATTATATGGACCagaattgatgaaatcgAGAATCTTGGAACTGAATGCTTCCGACGAACGTGGTATTTCTATTGTAAgagaaaaagtgaaaaattttgcaaGGTTGACAGTATCTAAGCCTAGCAAACATGATTTGGAGAACTATCCATGTCCACCATATAAGATCATTATCCTTGATGAGGCCGATTCAATGACTGCCGATGCACAAAGTGCACTGCGTAGAACAATGGAGACTTATTCGGGTGTAACGAGATTCTGTTTGATTTGTAACTATGTGACAAGAATTATCGACCCATTAGCATCCCGTTGCTCGAAATTTAGATTCAAAGCTCTAGATTCGAATAATGCCATTGACCGTTTAAGGTATATCAGCGAGCAAGAGAACGTTAAATGCGATAGTGGtgttttggaaagaatcTTGGACATTTCAGCGGGTGACTTGAGAAGAGGTATTACGCTATTACAGTCCGCTTCCAAGAAGGCACAGTATTTAGGTGATGGTAAAAATATAACTTCGACACAAGTGGAAGAGTTAGCCGGGGTAGTACCTCATGAcgttttgatgaaaatcaCTGATAAAGTTAGAGGCGgtgattttgatgaaattaatACATATGTGAACACATTCATGAAAAACGGTTGGTCAGCTGCTTCCGTAGTAAATCAACTACACCAATACTACATCACCAACGACAGCTTTGATACGAATTTCAAGAACCAGATATCTTGGTTACTGTTTACTACAGATTCAAAGTTAAATAATGGTACGAATGAGCATATCCAgttattgaatttgttAGTTAAAATATCCCAACTCTAA
- the HAM1 gene encoding nucleoside triphosphate pyrophosphohydrolase HAM1 (similar to Saccharomyces cerevisiae HAM1 (YJR069C); ancestral locus Anc_1.520) has translation MSNNEIIFVTGNANKLKEVQSILAQDANSSNKTIHLINEALDLEELQDTDLNAIALAKGKQAVAALGEGKPVFVEDTALRFDEFNGLPGAYIKWFLKSMGLDKIVKMLEPFENKNAEAVTTICFADSKGEYHFFQGITKGRIVSSRGPTTFGWDSIFEPFDSHGLTYAEMTKEAKNAISHRGKAFAQFKKYLYQNEF, from the coding sequence ATGAGTAACAACGAAATTATATTTGTCACTGGCAACGCCAACAAGTTGAAGGAAGTGCAGTCGATTCTGGCTCAAGATGCCAATAGTTCCAATAAAACCATTCATCTAATCAATGAAGCATTGGATCTTGAAGAGTTGCAGGATACAGATCTAAACGCCATTGCGTTGGCCAAGGGGAAACAAGCCGTTGCGGCCTTGGGTGAGGGCAAACCTGTGTTCGTAGAAGACACTGCACTAagatttgatgaattcaacGGATTGCCGGGCGCTTATATTAAATGGTTTTTGAAGAGTATGGGATTAGACAAGATTGTGAAAATGCTGGaaccttttgaaaacaagaacGCAGAAGCTGTTACCACTATCTGCTTTGCTGATTCCAAAGGCGAATACCACTTCTTTCAAGGGATCACAAAGGGTAGGATTGTCTCGAGCCGTGGCCCAACTACGTTCGGCTGGGATTCAATCTTTGAACCTTTTGATAGCCATGGTTTAACATATGCGGAAATGACgaaagaagcaaaaaatgcCATTTCTCATCGTGGTAAAGCCTTTGctcaattcaaaaaatacttGTATCAAAATGAGTTCTAG
- the LIA1 gene encoding deoxyhypusine monooxygenase (similar to Saccharomyces cerevisiae LIA1 (YJR070C); ancestral locus Anc_1.521) has translation MSTNFEKHFQENVDKCTLEQLRDILVNKSGESVLANRFRALFNLKTVAEEFATKPEEAKKAIGYIAESFVNDKSELLKHEVAYVLGQTKNLDAAPTLRHVMLDQNQEPMVRHEAAEALGALGDKGSLDDLNKAAKEDPHVAVRETCELAINRINWTHGGAKDKESLQQSLYSSIDPAPPLPLDKDASIPELQALLNDQKQPLFQRYRAMFRLRDIGTDEAVLALATGFSAESSLFKHEIAYVFGQIGSPAAVPSLIEVLGKKEEAPMVRHEAAEALGAIASPEVVGVLRSYLNDEVDVVRESCIVALDMYDYENSNELEYAPTAK, from the coding sequence atgtccactaattttgaaaagcatttccaagaaaacgTCGATAAATGCACTTTGGAGCAGCTAAGAGACATCTTGGTCAACAAGTCCGGCGAAAGCGTCCTGGCCAACAGATTCAGAGCCTTGTTCAACTTAAAGACCGTTGCTGAGGAATTCGCTACCAAACCAGAAGAAGCTAAAAAGGCCATCGGATACATCGCAGAATCCTTTGTTAATGACAAGTCTGAGTTGTTGAAGCATGAAGTCGCCTATGTTTTGGGTCAAACCAAGAATTTAGACGCCGCTCCAACCCTAAGACACGTTATGCTGGACCAAAACCAAGAGCCAATGGTCAGACATGAGGCTGCCGAGGCTTTGGGTGCCCTAGGTGACAAGGGTTCATTGGACGACTTAAACAAAGCAGCTAAGGAAGATCCACACGTTGCTGTCAGAGAAACCTGTGAATTGGCCATCAACAGGATCAACTGGACCCATGGTGGTGCGAAGGACAAGGAAAGTCTGCAACAATCCCTATACTCAAGCATCGACCCTGCTCCACCTTTACCATTGGACAAGGACGCTAGCATTCCAGAACTACAGGCCTTATTGAACGACCAAAAGCAACCTTTGTTCCAGAGATACAGAGCTATGTTTAGACTGAGAGATATCGGTACTGACGAAGCGGTCTTGGCCTTGGCCACTGGTTTCAGTGCAGAATCCTCTCTTTTCAAGCATGAAATTGCCTACGTTTTCGGTCAGATAGGTAGCCCAGCTGCCGTCCCAAGTTTGATCGAAGTTTTGGgcaaaaaggaagaagctCCTATGGTTAGGCACGAAGCTGCTGAAGCCTTAGGGGCCATTGCCTCTCCAGAAGTTGTCGGTGTCTTGAGATCTTACCTTAACGACGAGGTTGATGTCGTTAGAGAATCTTGTATCGTTGCCTTGGATATGTACGATTACGAAAACAGCAACGAACTAGAGTACGCTCCAACTGCTAAATAG